One part of the Andrena cerasifolii isolate SP2316 chromosome 4, iyAndCera1_principal, whole genome shotgun sequence genome encodes these proteins:
- the Rcd5 gene encoding microspherule protein Rcd5 has translation MDIPSPSNINHGFSHSTDGFLNIPIESTNLDPLSTKRRSSSRTIKRRKFDDELVETTFNLQPPATSTKSASRSRTVSISTAPMESIPQQNVPSPIQVSANVSQSDRCNRRASRPGGSSAPGRKNKKNKNHSHSVNATKDLGRWKPMDDLALITGVQQTNDLRMVHRGTKFSCRFTLQEIQQRWYALLYDSAVSRVAVQAMRNLHPELIASVQARTLYSKPEEDLLGTIKSTSQPTLEVFQELVEANAHTFYSARTAKALLAHWQLMKQYHLLPDQTAQSLPRGEHVLNFSDAEEMINDTELLEQKDELVDAELVAADRRNKREIKVLENELGRWQVLVDSVTGVNPPDFDNQTLAILRGRLVRYLMRSREITVGRSTKDHNVDVDLTLEGPAWKVSRRQGTIRLRNNGDFFLSSEGKRPIFVDSRPILAGNKMKLNNNSVIEIAGLRFIFLINQELISVIRQEAVKLNLKP, from the exons ATGGATATTCCGTCTCCTTCGAATATAAACCATGGATTTTCTCACAGTACTGATGGATTTTTAAACATACCCATTGAATCCACAAATTTGGATCCGTTGTCCACCAAACGTAGAAG CTCTTCACGGACGATAAAACGCAGAAAGTTTGATGATGAGCTTGTTGAGACAACATTCAACTTACAACCACCAGCTACGAGTACAAAATCTGCGTCCAGATCTAGAACCGTTTCGATTTCTACCGCTCCAATGGAATCTATTCCACAGCAGAACGTACCAAGTCCCATTCAAGTTTCTGCAAATGTCTCTCAGTCGGATAGATGTAATCGACGAGCAAGCAGACCAGGGGGGTCAAGTGCTCCTGGGAGAAAGaacaaaaagaataaaaatcatTCGCATTCGGTGAATGCCACAAAAGATTTAGGAAGGTGGAAGCCTATGGATGATCTGGCGCTGATCACTGGTGTACAACAAACAAACGATTTAAGAATg GTTCACAGAGGTACAAAATTTTCTTGCCGTTTTACGTTGCAAGAAATACAACAAAGATGGTACGCTCTGCTATATGATAGCGCAGTTTCGAGAGTGGCGGTACAAGCTATGCGTAATCTACATCCAGAGTTAATTGCTAGTGTACAAGCCAGAACTCTATACAGTAAACCAGAAGAAGATCTTCTTGGTACTATAAAATCG ACTTCTCAACCGACCTTGGAAGTGTTTCAAGAACTTGTCGAAGCAAACGCGCATACATTTTATTCTGCCAGAACTGCCAAGGCTTTATTAGCTCATTGGCAATTGATGAAGCAGTACCACCTTCTTCCTGATCAAACTGCGCAAAGTTTACCGAGAGGCGAACATGTTCTTAATTTTTCTGATGCCGAAGAAATGATTAATGACACGGAGTTACTTGAGCAGAAAGATGAGTTAGTGGATGCGGAACTTGTTGCGGCAGATAGGAGAAATAAAAGAGAGATAAAAGTATTAGAAAATGAATTGGGTAGATGGCAGGTCCTGGTTGACAGTGTGACAGGTGTAAATCCACCAGATTTCGATAATCAAACCTTGGCGATCCTTAGGGGAAGACTTGTTAGATACTTAATGAGATCACGAGAG ATTACTGTAGGCCGTTCAACAAAAGACCACAATGTCGATGTAGACTTGACATTGGAAGGACCGGCATGGAAAGTTTCACGAAGGCAAGGCACTATTCGTTTAAGAAATAATGGAGACTTTTTTCTCTCGTCAGAAGGAAAACGACCAATTTTTGTAGACAGTAGGCCTATTCTTGctggaaataaaatgaaacttaACAATAATAGTGTAATTGAG ATCGCAGGTCTCAGatttatatttctaataaatcaGGAACTTATTTCTGTCATACGTCAAGAAGCGGTCAAACTGAATTTGAAGCCGTGA
- the LOC143367606 gene encoding uncharacterized protein LOC143367606 encodes MPGCCADYCTNSDKKGYKMCRIPQCNKRRKVWIENINRGDWIAGPSAALCETHFSEEMWEINCKGQRQLKRTAAPTLFKQSATHLRVCDSHSVHDNMQNELKPVQLSASNDDTKKELYEDIAENCGESDAENHTENSDITQLVTELKEEREEQQTPLESSIPGQKIIATNTDSSRVAVLKNRLAILERMFSRSERSRIDLKRKLDTARKTIRRLEMRGCTVPRGTGARFKIT; translated from the exons ATGCCTGGCTGCTGCGCCGATTATTGCACTAACTCCGACAAAAAGGGTTATAAAATGTGCAGAATTCCTCAATGTAATAAGAGGAGAAAAGTTTGGATTGAAAATATCAATCGCGGGGATTGGATAGCTGGTCCTAGTGCAGCCTTATGTGAA aCACATTTTTCTGAAGAAATGTGGGAAATAAATTGCAAAGGACAACGTCAGTTAAAAAGAACTGCAGCACCAACATTATTTAAGCAATCTGCAACACATTTACGTGTTTGTGATTCCCATTCTGTTCATGACAATATGCAGAATGAATTGAAACCTGTGCAGTTAAGTGCATCAAATG ATGATACAAAAAAGGAATTGTACGAGGATATTGCTGAGAATTGTGGAGAAAGTGATGCTGAAAATCACACAGAAAATAGTGACATTACACAATTGGTCACAGAATTAAAGGAAGAACGTGAAGAGCAacaaacacctcttgaaagcaGTATTCCCGGGCAAAAAATAATAGCAACGAATACAGACTCTTCAAGGGTTGCTGTGCTTAAAAATCGACTGGCAATTTTGGAAAGAATGTTTTCACGATCAGAACGATCTAGAATTGATTTAAAACGAAAACTCGATACGGCAAGAAAAACTATCCGCAGACTAGAAATGCGCGGATGTACAGTACCTAGAGGTACAGGAGCACGTTTCAAAATTACTTAA
- the LOC143367985 gene encoding uncharacterized protein LOC143367985, which produces MSLSKNRLFKEIINLEPVKQMKASVHSAVSYGTAVGAATAISGILGGSKGLVAGGIISSCIAGYMSRGTLKSVPDILCYETTPEQREKLVQLILDYLTKNHIYTLCEFIQSMRTRKQFTEKIIRIVIKFVSEMGYKCHKA; this is translated from the exons ATGTCTTTATCAAAAAATAGattgtttaaagaaattataaacctCGAGCCTGTTAAACAGATGAAAGCCTCTGTTCATTCTGCAGTTTCATATGGAACTGCAGTTGGAGCAGCAACAGCCATTTCTGGTATCCTTGGTGGATCTAAGGGACTTGTAGCTG GAGGTATAATCAGCAGTTGTATAGCCGGGTATATGTCACGTGGAACCTTGAAATCTGTACCAGACATACTTTGTTACGAGACCACTccagaacaaagagaaaaactGGTGCAACTTATACTTGATTATCTTACAAAAAATCATATATATACACTTTGCGAGTTCATTCAGTCTATGAGAACTCGTAAACAGTttacagaaaaaataataaGGATAGTAATAAAGTTTGTATCCGAGATGGGGTATAAATGTCATAAAGCATGA